The region AGACTCTGAGAACCAGAATGAGGGTTTGAACGGCCTTGGAGAAGGAGGAGACCTGGAAAGGAGCATTGGAAGAGACAAACCTCCAGAGACTCTCCCCACGCTGGAGCGACTTGCCCAGGCTACAGGCGGGACAGAGAAGTCCTGGTATCGCTGCGTGTTTCCGTTTGGCGTGATATCACTAGTGATTGGCATGGCAGGCACTGGGGTGACATTCACCTTTAACACACTGCTCCAGACCAAAGTGGTGTCGGTGGCACTGCTCTGTGCTGGTGTATTGATGCTGCTTGTGGCTGCAGTTTGCTGGAGGGCTCACAgactgaggaggaagaaaaaaaaggaaagcgGATTCTTCACTGCCGATCAGGGCACTTTCTGATGGACAACCAGATCCTCATTAGTCTGAGAAGAGGAATTCAGGTTGGACTTTTGCGAGGACAAACTGAATGAGTAGAATGAGATGTGAGGACATCTATACGTTTTCTCTCTGCACTAGGGTAGAAGAGTTGGATaatattgaaaatgttattgTACCGGGGAAACTTTGTGAGAGTGAGTCATTATTCTGAAAATGCCACATTGGGAAGAGCATCATCCCCATCCTGAGCAGATAAAAATTGTTAACTATGCTTCAGTCTAAAAATACCCCTTTCCTCTTCTATTCATTCCTTTTATGGATTTACCTGGGGATCCAGTGGTGCACAGAGCCCTGAGCACATTGTAGATCACAGCTCCGCGGCTGAGCTCTTTAAGTAAGGAGAAATGTATAAGTGATGGGCATCTCAGGAATAGTAATTCAACACCTCCTGCGTCTCTGTCAACAGCCTGACATTGCACCTTGAACTTCAAGTCCTGGAagtggtgtgtctgtgtgacacaGAAGGTGTTATGATCAGATCTGCCTGCCAAGAACATCTGCCTTTGCTTATTTTTTGAGTCCAGTGCAGTTGATTGATAGAGATAGTTTCTATAACTGAAAGAGAGGCTCACAGCAGCAAGTATAGAACCTGGCATTGCTtgtagaaatgaatgaaacatatTTTGCCCTTTCTTACAAAACCACTGTTGAGGTTCCCTTTTGCACCACTTAGTCTCCAACTGTTCCTTATGTGGCTTTTCATTAAGCGACAGAACCAAGCAGCAGTGAGAGATTGCATCTTAAATGGAAGCGGGCGAATTAAAATCACGCAAAAAGATTGAGCTTGCTCTGAAAGTTTTTCCAGGGTGACAGATTCTAAACACAGGCGCCCTCTTTTTCATATTCCTCTTGTTTCTGTCAACAGTCCAATTTAGCATTATCAGGCACAAAGGTCAACACTTTTCTCTCCTGCCACCAAGCTGTGCTGGATCAATAGAAATCAGTGCTCTGCAGAGTATTAAGCTTCAGAGGCAATGGGATACATTTTCAGTACCAGCAATGAAATTGCTTTTCCCTTGCACTTCTGGGCTTGAGATGACTTGAGAATAGTATGACAAGGAAATCCCCTTTGCAGACACACCATAGTGACACACAGAATAACAAAGACAAAGTGTTTAACAGCCTCATCCTTACCTACTTGATCTTTCTGATCCCTGCCTCCTGCTGAGGCAAAAAGAGGCAACACCATTGaggtgaacagtgtgtgtgtgtgtttgtgggtgggggggtggggggttgttaTACTGTTGTTTGTATAGATGACTGGACGTGAGTAATGGACATCAAAACAACTCTTCTCTGTGGGCCCAGGGGGCTTAACCAGATGTAACCTGGAATCCCTTTATAAATCAAGTTAgtccttctccctcttttttgaGGAGCTCAAATGTAGCAATGTTAGCCACATAATCTATATCGGTGTATGGTCCTTAGCAGCAGGTGATGTGCTTTTGAGGAAGACCCAGCAGCCTCATGATCTTGTATTTGACTGATATCCTATAACTTAAATGTTTACTGGGAATCACAAGTGGTCATTTTTGCAAGGTTACTGTGTAGTGCAGCAGCTCCAGAAGTATGATTATGTCTGTGCATCAAAGCTacacaattttttattttactgtggtTTCCTACTCTCTTGTTTATCCAGTTTCACTGTTTGCTCATAAAACCCAAGCTGATGTGAGGTAATCTCTTTCAGTATTGATGCATTCATTTGTGTGCAGATTTATCCTGAAATACTGAGTATTCTTACAAATGACATATCATAAATACTATAAGTATTGTGTTTAACTACAAGTGTAGCCACATTTCTGAATGTACCTCTAACAGTGTGTCTTACAAACATCCTTGTACAGACTGTAAAGATTATTTGTGTATCTTCTATTTTGACAAAGCAGAGTACAGTATCAATTGAGGCAGTCGCCAACActatagtttttatttctgtttcaatAGCTCTCTGGTTTTTATCAATGAAAGTGAGTTTTTATCGTAATTGTTTcattcaaaaatgaaacaacTTTAATTAGAAGAAATGGACCAAATGATAATTTATatctaaaggtccagtgtgtaagatttaggtgaaagagaatctattggcaaaaatgtaatataaaataatcacagtgttcaatcatctaaattgtatgaattgttttttccttaccctagaatggaccctttatatttaaatactttatatttacatcaggagcaatgtaaatataaagcccgcactggacaaactaaacacttttcagtttttatgacaactgaaggatccacaggttttcttttggaaagagagggtgaggtgtattcagctgcaacatgcaacctcaccactagatgtcactgaatcctacacactgtacctttaagtgtaGCACATTGTAGGTGTTAAGTTAAGCTATTTTTAAACATTCcagattgtatttttttaaatgagacaaaTATCAATGGTTTTGGAATGAAACGATTCAGTTGcttcaaggttcagtgtgtagttctagaggtgaagttgcatgttgcagctgaatacatcaccctccccttccatacatgaaagagaacctgtgaaggacttcagttgtcacaaaaactcaaaaggtagatagtaaaaaacatggcggcctccacagagatgacccccctccatgtaaatattacgtttttagatataaagggcccattctaatATAaagttcatacaattttgattattacacaccagtaaaaacatcagtaggattattttatattcaatttctgtcaaataatcctttcaccaaaatcttaggcactggacctttaagtgattGTTGTCAGTTCGCTTTCAGTTTTATTGGCATGGCCCAGCTTTTCTCTGAGTGCCTTTTACTAGTAACATCAATATGTCTTTGTAAGTTGCAGTTAATGTAAACTGTACAGGCCTACTTGTGCCAGGAATAGAGCAgccagagagaagcagaaatatttcagtttttttctgtgtgagtgttttggtGTGCATGAAGTTAGTTTAGGTCACACTTTGACACAACACCTTTAGTAGACACCCAGAAATACCAAATATAATTATCAAGAAGCTTGTTTTTTGTCCCTGTTAAATGTGTGCAAGATCatgctttttttattgttaactGTACTCTACTGAAGCACtggattaaattaaaaagttgaTTTTGGATAAAAGTTGTATGGTTATTATTTCTTTTGACCATGCTGGTAAGTACtcttaaaatacaatttagtGGCATTATGGAAGTTGTTCAAacgaacagcagcagcatttcaccattttctggtcactgacatttttattcattccaCTGCAGACATTAAAGGCACCATATGCTAAATGTGTGGATGATCAGCTGAGGTGAATTTATTGTGGAGCACCATTGGTatggataaaaaacaaaagaggcactacaacatacagtaaatatgaacaattaatgatgcaacatagTTTGAATTTTGTTAAAATTTTAACGTGAGACTGTCCTCCCATAAGAAATGACCCAACAGgtaaattctttaaaaaaaaagcctatTACAAACAATTGTGACATTCTTTAtggctcctgatgtaaatatatagtatttaaatataaagggccttttctggggtaaagaaaactacaatttatacaatttagatgaaacaaactactgaaaacatcatgaggattattctacattcaatttctgcaaattgttcactttcacctaaatcttacacactggacctttaagtcaacTGGAGACTGTAAATTGCAATTGTTACTGTGAATggtggtttgtctctgtatgtcaacCCTGCAATACAGAGGCGAGCTGTAAAGGGTGTATCACGCCTCTCGCCGAATGTCAGCTAAACCCCCACTGCAACCCTTAGAGGATAatttatgtatgaatgtgtgtatgtatgtatggatgGACTGTGAAAACCAAGCAATTCCTGGTGGCAGTATAATAAAATAGAAGGTGATAGCCAAAGTCAATAGGCTTCATCCTCTAGGGTCCAAGGATTTCTGTACTGAATTATAAGGGCAGTCCATCTAATAGTTGCTGAAATCTGAACCACAGCGGAGACCGAACcaaaagacagagaaatgcTAGTATGGCTAAGAATAGTACTTTAATGTGTGTCCAATTATGATATAAAGGCCCAACAAGGCTGGACTTTAGTTCATTTTGAAGTTGAGCCCCATGGTCGCAAATTAAATCTTGCAACTTCCTGTAAACTACAACCGAATTATTAAAGGTCATCACTTCCCATTGGAAGAATACGTCTGGTTTCTTGAACTCATTGTTAGTTTCTGTAATTCAGTCAATCAAAATGGAAGCTCATGATAAACCAGGGATTAGATTCAACAGATCTGGTTTACTAATTGTCTCATTTGAAAGCGCctaaaacactaaaacaaacaaGCTAATATCAGTTAAAATGTATTAAGATGCACTATTAATAATAAGACCAGCTGTCAGAAACAACATAGCATTGGTAATCAAGCCTATCACCTGATTCTCTATGTGGGAGAGGCCTCTATTGATTTTCACCGATGCCTCATGTGCTCCTCTCCATCTCAACACCTTTGTGAATGCAGCGGTTTCTATGAATATTCAAATAGGCCCCCATCCTGAATTCATCCatgcttcctcctcttcctcctacgCCTACTCCTCTCATCCACCCATCTACAAGGGACTGTGTCGTTCCCACTCCCTCTCCCCTTGGATGGAGCTAAAAATAACCTTGGCTGATGTCAAAAGCAAAGGAAACAGACAGCGAGAGGGGTGGGCTCATCTATATACCCTAACACCGCTACGTCAAAACTTATCCATTACGATCAGATGTGTTTTTACTATATACTGGCTTTCTAAAAGCcaaggtttgtttttaaatccttGATAAATCTAAAAAAGGCCATGATTAATATTTACATATTGACAATGGATTTTTTCATGATCGAATAAGGCACTTACATTAATGAGTCCCCAGCCaccgctgctacagagcactggttgcCCGTTTAACCAAATCGCACCATGCCTGCATTTCCACTCTTAAAGCTAGACACATGATAGCAATTTCTTATCTCACTCTGTCCGTCTCTGAAAACATATAGTAGGTCCAAAAGGaggttttgtctgtctgtttgtttgtatggtTAAGGCTCTGTTGcatttgtttgcaggattttaGAAAAAACACTAAACCAATTTCCACCATACTTGGAGTTTTAAGGAttaaggggcagatccaggaagttTTTATGACAGATAAAAAATGTATGCTATGAGACCAATTCAGTATTCAATATTTTTACCACAAGAACTAGACAACCATTCTGCAATTGCAGTTCACTGATAAATTCAGAGCAACTGGTTTCATAGCCACTGGAAAATGGCAGTGTGAGGGAAAGCTTATCTGTTTATTCAGTATTACTTGATAAAATAATTCaactttattcacattatttccACGTGCAATTGagcaaacaataaatcaataaattgtTTCTAATTACCCACGAACATCCCTCTAAAtgcttctttcctctcctcttcccttgtGCTTTCCCTCTGCCCTGTGTCATGGACAAATCATCTCATTAGCATGTTCTGTTAATGAGCCAGCCATGGGTTCCATCTGCTTAGTTGTAATTCGTTCGTGATGGGTCCAGTGTCAGAGGTAGCCAAATATCACAGTGTGAAGTTGCCTCACATGTTCTGATCCGTCAGCTCGAACTCGCATCCCCTCTGCCATCTAGCCTTCTGTTCCTTCTCCTGCCTTTGCTCTGAAAACAAGTCAGTGCTCACCTATTTAAAGTTATATCGCTCATTTCCTGTTCTAAATACAGTGAATGAGCAGTCAGAATAAAGAAATACTAGttgcacacacaaagacaaactttGCACATGTTCAACTCAATGATCGAGTTCAGCCCTGTGTGCTTTGTGCCTTTGGCTGTTTCACATATCGTCAATTCAGTCATAAGTTATTTGTCATGGGTGAAGCAAGTACAAATTAGGAGGAAATGCAAGCTAAATGCAGGCAGGTATTCATGCACAGTCCAAAAAGCTTTTACTCAAGAACACAAGTGTAGCGTTTCTAAGAGTCTTTCATATGCTAATGAAAATAAGAGCATTGGAACAGGGACCTGTATCGTGAATGACAGTTGCTTCAGATTTGTACATCCATTAGTGTGATCAACCATATTGGAATATTGTTAACCAGTCTCCCACACTGAATAGATCACCTCAGCTCTTTCCCTCTCAGTAGTTAAAAGGCATACTGTCCTACTAATTGAAGTGCCACAAGCATAAGCAGTGAGATGgttgtcagtttgtttttttattattgaggCATTTTCACACCTAAAAGTCCAGACTAAGGTTTGAATGAAGGTTTGTGTCTTTTATCTGATTAGTTATTGTTTTACATTGTAATTTAGAGACTTTTGCATGAAATATGTATGACCTGGTGGCATCACCCACGTGGGCTGCGGCTACATGTACTTAAGCGCTGCAAAATATATCGAAAATTGATCGTCGTCACGATATGAACGTGCACGATATACATTCAGATACATAGACATTTAGATCACAACCATTACAACCAGAATCACCAACTTCAAGTGCAGTACTTTACAATAGTTCCAATGCACCGAATCAACATGCTAATCATCCAAATATTATTCTGTATGGTCAGAGGCGATATCTCCTGAGGCAAAGACTACAATCAAGTCCTGCGAACAATATCCATTtaattttcttctgttgtttaatgCTTTCACAACTTTCTCCAATTGGTCCAAAGGAACCATCCAAAAGTGTTTCCATGCTCCAACAAACTAAATCTTTAGTTTGATCTAGActgagaccacctcttttggtcCAATGGTCCATTGGTGTGGACATTTATTCTGTTTCACTGcaacttgaaaaaaaagaaaaaactgcctATGAAAGGTAAAGGTCACCCAACTATGCCTCTTCCTACTAGCTTGAGCTATCTGAAAAGCTACAAGACGTAGCAGTAGCAAGCAAATCTTCCCTCACAAATTatataatgacaaataaatgtctgtttatctgtttacCAGCCCTGCTGACTATTTCCATTCTGTCAGGAGTGATGAGGAGTGATTCCACCTTAAACTGGTTTCCCATAGAGCAATAATGTTGGCTAAGCTGTTGTGGCTTGATGATGTCCTGGGGTCTCAAACATTTGGGAGGTGCACATGCAGAGGTGGCTGTAACAGCATAATAAGATAGAGGTGCGGATAAACAAGGGCTTTGTGTCAAGACACTTGCCTCAgcttcaaacacattttgtacCGATGAACAATTGTGGAACCAGCTTGTTTAGTTATAAGGGTTTAAACTATCACCAACTAAGCATGGAACTAGGAGAAAATGTTTGGGCACACTGCTCATGGGAATACTAAGTTCTTATACAGAGTTCTCAATCGCTAGTTTCAAGGcttcttcaatacagcatgattttttttttttaaatgatggtcTTACTTAAAGTTAAATAGATAATAAAGCACAGTATGCATTTCGGCATAGATACTGTGTCATTAATAGCTCCAAGGATGCAGTTTAAGATGGACATGCAGTGTCCCACCGCTCGTCATAATATTAcatctggtttcaaaaaaccaagatggcgctagTTAAAATGCAAAACTTGAGGCTTCAAAACAGCGGCTCCCAAACCAATGGGTAACATTATGATGGGTTACCACCTGGTTTGTAACATAGTACTGAGATGTGAGGATATACCCTGACCCCTGCTCTGTCTTATTCTGCCCTTGCCATGAAACTTTCATGTAGAGCCTGTGTGCTGACAGTGTTGTCAAAGTTGAAAGGTAAGGTGCTCCACAGGTCTCTTTTTAATAAGGCGTAAAGCAAATGTCAGCTCTCAGATCCTTTCGTACTTAGTGTGCTCGAGCTGTTACTCTCTGATCAAATGTTGTAAATTACTTTTGTAATTACTTTGGTCTGTTCCCTCCCTCGCTTTCAGTGACTATTACATTCTTCATTATTACAATGCTGAACAATTCAAT is a window of Paralichthys olivaceus isolate ysfri-2021 chromosome 21, ASM2471397v2, whole genome shotgun sequence DNA encoding:
- the LOC109626810 gene encoding transmembrane protein 100-like, yielding MGCSSGRQTPAPVLHPDLDCSNNSEANTLPQDSENQNEGLNGLGEGGDLERSIGRDKPPETLPTLERLAQATGGTEKSWYRCVFPFGVISLVIGMAGTGVTFTFNTLLQTKVVSVALLCAGVLMLLVAAVCWRAHRLRRKKKKESGFFTADQGTF